One stretch of Bosea vaviloviae DNA includes these proteins:
- a CDS encoding ABC transporter ATP-binding protein has product MPALAQIHPLNTASSPQHDLIRIRGLDKTYAGGSVHALSNIDLDIKDGEFVCVVGPSGCGKSTLLRILAGLDDYDSGNAALDGKSITGPSRDVGVVFQAANLLPWLTVRENIALPLRVGGKQVGQAEDIDRLLDVTGLKDFGHRYPYELSGGMQQRAGICRALVRSPRVLLMDEPFGALDALTRERMNLELQRIWQASRKTVLLITHSISEAIFLADRVVVMSARPGRVIRELEVPIPRPRSNDTIISHPAYPALAKEIRGLLNASGDE; this is encoded by the coding sequence ATGCCTGCACTCGCTCAAATCCATCCTCTGAATACGGCGTCCTCGCCACAGCACGACCTGATCCGCATCCGCGGCCTCGACAAGACCTATGCCGGCGGCAGCGTGCATGCGCTGTCGAACATCGACCTCGATATCAAGGACGGCGAATTCGTCTGCGTCGTCGGCCCCTCGGGCTGCGGCAAGTCGACCTTGCTGCGCATCCTCGCCGGGCTCGACGACTATGACAGCGGCAATGCGGCGCTGGACGGCAAAAGCATCACCGGCCCGTCGCGCGATGTCGGCGTCGTCTTCCAGGCGGCCAACCTCCTGCCCTGGCTCACCGTGCGCGAGAACATCGCCTTGCCCCTGCGCGTCGGCGGCAAGCAGGTCGGGCAGGCCGAGGACATCGACCGTCTGCTCGACGTCACGGGCCTCAAGGATTTCGGCCACCGCTACCCTTACGAACTTTCGGGCGGCATGCAGCAGCGTGCCGGCATCTGCCGCGCGCTGGTGCGCTCACCGCGCGTGTTGCTGATGGACGAGCCCTTCGGCGCGCTCGACGCGCTGACGCGCGAGCGCATGAACCTCGAATTGCAGCGCATCTGGCAGGCCAGCCGCAAGACCGTGCTGCTGATCACGCATTCGATCTCGGAGGCGATCTTCCTCGCCGACCGCGTCGTGGTGATGTCGGCAAGGCCCGGCCGCGTCATACGCGAACTCGAAGTGCCGATCCCGCGTCCGCGCAGCAACGACACCATCATCAGCCACCCCGCCTATCCGGCGCTGGCCAAGGAAATCCGCGGACTTCTGAACGCGTCGGGAGACGAATGA
- a CDS encoding SDR family NAD(P)-dependent oxidoreductase gives MTQALSTQDGRAKRALVTGVSSGIGEAIAKRLLAEGWDVVGFSRSTPAFVDPGLAHEPVDLFDREALSLALEGLGPLDAIVHAAGILRVGRLGELDPENARTMWRLHVDAAEQIVEALVPKLPDGGRIVLLGSRTAAGSPGRAQYAATKAAVVGMARSFAIELAPRQITVNVVAPGATDTPMLRDPRRASVAPKMPPIGRLVKPEEIAATTAFLLSEGAASITGQQIIVCGGASL, from the coding sequence ATGACGCAGGCGCTTTCGACACAGGACGGGCGCGCGAAACGCGCGCTCGTCACCGGCGTGAGCTCCGGCATCGGCGAGGCAATCGCGAAGCGATTGCTCGCCGAGGGCTGGGACGTCGTCGGCTTCAGCCGCAGCACGCCCGCCTTCGTGGATCCGGGGCTGGCACATGAGCCGGTCGACCTCTTCGACAGGGAGGCACTTAGCCTAGCGCTTGAGGGCCTGGGTCCGCTGGACGCCATCGTGCACGCCGCAGGCATCCTGCGCGTCGGCCGGCTCGGCGAACTCGATCCGGAAAACGCGCGAACGATGTGGCGGCTCCATGTCGATGCGGCAGAACAGATCGTTGAGGCACTTGTGCCAAAGCTGCCGGATGGCGGGCGCATCGTCCTGCTCGGCAGCCGCACGGCAGCCGGATCTCCCGGGCGGGCGCAATATGCGGCGACCAAGGCCGCGGTGGTGGGCATGGCCCGCTCCTTCGCCATCGAGTTGGCTCCACGGCAGATCACTGTGAACGTCGTGGCGCCCGGCGCAACCGACACACCAATGCTCAGAGACCCAAGACGGGCATCGGTCGCGCCGAAGATGCCGCCGATCGGCCGCCTCGTGAAGCCGGAGGAAATCGCGGCGACCACGGCGTTCCTGCTCTCTGAAGGCGCAGCCAGCATCACGGGCCAGCAGATCATCGTCTGTGGCGGAGCCTCGCTTTGA
- a CDS encoding four-carbon acid sugar kinase family protein has translation MAPLRLLADDLTGALDSAAAFGSPAEPVAVCWRGEAPAKGAIAMDSRSREISAEEARSAVAAIAPALWARGSGLAYKKIDSLLRGQEVAEIATILDLISPAHCIIAPAFPAQRRITRAGQQCAWTNGEWRPMPADLAAGLAAAGHAVTQAVPGDALPPGISLWDAETDADLDAIIAAASGLDDVLWVGSAGLAAALARAAGLIRRIDDRPLAGKVLGLVGSDHPAIGQQLDRLGPLHVVLGPASNAEIARRLSDDGIVVASVALPDGTSRRDAAALIDARLAALLLDLDDRPDTLFAAGGETLRGLCESLGTERLDVTGEIMPGVPRSIMRGGRWDGVAVISKSGAFGAPDLLQQLAATRIAAFAGGAA, from the coding sequence ATGGCCCCGCTCCGGCTCCTGGCTGACGACCTGACCGGCGCGCTCGACAGCGCGGCCGCGTTCGGTTCGCCCGCCGAGCCGGTCGCGGTCTGCTGGCGTGGCGAGGCCCCCGCAAAGGGCGCCATCGCCATGGACAGCCGCAGCCGCGAGATCTCGGCGGAGGAAGCCCGCAGCGCCGTCGCCGCGATCGCTCCCGCCTTGTGGGCGCGCGGCTCGGGCCTCGCCTATAAGAAGATCGACAGCCTGCTGCGTGGACAGGAGGTCGCCGAGATCGCCACGATCCTCGACCTGATCAGCCCGGCCCATTGCATTATCGCCCCGGCCTTCCCGGCGCAGCGCCGGATCACGCGCGCCGGGCAGCAATGCGCCTGGACGAATGGCGAATGGCGCCCGATGCCCGCCGATCTCGCCGCCGGGCTTGCAGCGGCGGGACATGCCGTCACGCAAGCCGTTCCGGGAGATGCCCTGCCCCCGGGCATCAGCCTCTGGGATGCCGAGACCGACGCCGATCTCGACGCCATCATCGCGGCCGCCTCCGGGCTCGATGATGTGCTCTGGGTCGGAAGTGCGGGGCTGGCGGCGGCGCTCGCGCGGGCAGCCGGCCTCATCCGTCGGATCGATGACCGCCCGCTCGCAGGCAAGGTTCTCGGGCTCGTCGGCTCGGACCATCCAGCGATCGGCCAGCAACTCGACCGACTCGGCCCGCTTCACGTGGTTCTGGGTCCTGCGAGCAATGCCGAAATCGCCCGGCGCCTCTCCGATGACGGCATCGTCGTCGCAAGCGTCGCACTACCGGACGGCACCTCGCGTCGCGACGCCGCCGCGCTGATCGACGCGAGGTTGGCCGCCCTCCTGCTGGATCTAGACGACCGCCCGGACACGCTCTTCGCCGCCGGCGGCGAAACATTGCGCGGCCTCTGCGAGAGCCTCGGCACTGAGCGCCTCGACGTCACCGGCGAAATCATGCCCGGCGTGCCGCGCTCGATCATGCGCGGCGGCCGCTGGGACGGCGTCGCCGTGATCTCGAAATCGGGCGCCTTCGGCGCGCCGGACCTTCTTCAACAGCTCGCCGCGACCCGGATCGCGGCCTTTGCCGGAGGGGCAGCATGA
- the pdxA gene encoding 4-hydroxythreonine-4-phosphate dehydrogenase PdxA, producing MKPHLAITMGDPAGVGPEIIVKACLALKDRLASGDLRLLVIGSNPALAEARRLLGADIAIPEVSETEAWPHLACLQAGPEGEPIRPGVLSSDGGRFAYLAVEKGVKLAQAGRIGGIVTAPLNKEALNKAGYKFAGHTDMLATLTGAKGSVMMLAHGGMRVSHVTTHVALKDVPAKLTPERLRYVLDRTDEALSALDLGRRKIAVAALNPHAGEGGLFGREDDEVSAPTIAKAVADGLDVVGPVPGDTVFVKLRAGQYDAVVAMYHDQGHIPVKFLGFNVNPETGTWDSLSGVNITLGLPIVRTSVDHGTAFDIAGKGIANELSLIEAIEYAEKLAAARGLSADRAA from the coding sequence ATGAAACCTCACCTTGCCATCACCATGGGCGATCCCGCCGGCGTCGGTCCCGAGATCATCGTCAAGGCCTGCCTCGCCCTCAAGGACAGGCTGGCGAGCGGCGATCTGCGCCTGCTCGTCATCGGCAGCAATCCCGCGCTTGCCGAGGCGCGCCGCCTGCTCGGCGCCGACATCGCCATTCCCGAGGTCTCCGAGACCGAGGCCTGGCCGCATCTCGCCTGCCTGCAGGCGGGGCCGGAGGGCGAGCCGATCCGTCCGGGCGTGCTCTCTTCCGATGGCGGCCGCTTCGCCTATCTCGCGGTCGAAAAGGGCGTGAAGCTCGCCCAGGCCGGCCGCATCGGCGGCATCGTGACGGCGCCGCTGAACAAGGAGGCGCTGAACAAGGCCGGCTACAAATTCGCTGGTCATACCGACATGCTGGCGACGCTGACCGGCGCCAAGGGCTCGGTGATGATGCTCGCCCATGGCGGCATGCGGGTGAGCCATGTCACCACCCATGTCGCGCTCAAGGACGTGCCCGCCAAGCTGACGCCGGAACGGCTGCGCTATGTGCTCGACCGCACCGACGAGGCGCTTTCCGCGCTCGATCTCGGTCGGCGCAAGATCGCTGTCGCCGCGCTCAACCCCCATGCCGGCGAAGGCGGATTGTTCGGCCGCGAGGATGACGAGGTCTCCGCGCCGACGATCGCCAAGGCGGTCGCCGATGGCCTCGACGTCGTCGGGCCGGTGCCGGGCGACACGGTCTTCGTCAAGCTGCGCGCCGGCCAGTACGACGCCGTCGTCGCGATGTATCACGATCAGGGCCACATCCCGGTTAAGTTCCTGGGCTTCAACGTGAATCCGGAAACCGGCACCTGGGATTCGCTCTCGGGCGTCAACATCACGCTCGGCCTGCCGATCGTGCGGACCTCCGTCGACCATGGCACCGCCTTCGACATTGCCGGCAAGGGCATCGCCAACGAGCTCAGCCTGATCGAGGCGATCGAATACGCCGAAAAACTGGCGGCGGCGCGCGGCCTCAGCGCCGACCGCGCGGCCTGA
- a CDS encoding ABC transporter substrate-binding protein gives MVTRREWLLASGAVAAALALPARSAFAQPARTVKVAIGQKTIAPNLVNLLIGEGLGYNAAEGFKAQFMTVGGVSNAQVAIDRGDSDISTGVPSFALPILAKGEWGKAIHFYQYTYPYKWDVAVKPESTLTSYEELKGKNIGVPDFAETAFPVTKNVLRSLGLDPDRDVKWTAVGTGVAAGVALQRGAVDALAYYDTGFGQIEGAGIPFKMLPLPKNVPMVGGQFLMALRERIAKDRDLMVGYGRSVAKASVFLAASPRAGARAFLKMYPEAAPRGSSEEDAIKSVLLATARRIKLYDPPYAGAKIGSINPEEFRIEAQMNDMKISSFDAFLTNELIDEINSFDREEIKRQALAYA, from the coding sequence ATGGTCACACGCAGAGAATGGCTTCTCGCCAGTGGCGCCGTCGCGGCGGCGCTGGCCCTGCCGGCCCGCTCGGCGTTCGCCCAGCCGGCTCGCACCGTGAAGGTGGCGATCGGTCAGAAGACAATCGCGCCGAACCTGGTCAACCTGCTCATCGGCGAAGGGCTCGGCTACAACGCGGCCGAGGGCTTCAAGGCACAGTTCATGACGGTGGGCGGCGTCTCGAACGCTCAGGTCGCCATCGATCGCGGCGATTCCGACATCTCGACCGGTGTGCCCTCCTTTGCCCTGCCGATCCTGGCCAAGGGCGAGTGGGGCAAGGCGATCCACTTCTACCAGTATACCTATCCCTACAAATGGGACGTGGCGGTGAAGCCGGAATCGACGCTGACGAGCTATGAGGAGCTCAAGGGCAAGAACATCGGCGTGCCGGATTTTGCGGAGACGGCATTCCCGGTCACCAAGAACGTTCTGCGTAGCCTGGGCCTTGACCCGGACAGGGACGTCAAATGGACGGCGGTGGGCACTGGCGTCGCTGCCGGTGTCGCACTGCAGCGCGGCGCCGTCGACGCCCTCGCCTATTACGACACCGGCTTTGGACAGATCGAAGGCGCCGGTATCCCGTTCAAGATGCTGCCGCTTCCGAAAAACGTGCCCATGGTCGGCGGGCAGTTCCTGATGGCGCTGCGCGAACGCATCGCGAAGGACCGCGACCTGATGGTCGGCTATGGTAGGTCGGTCGCCAAGGCTTCGGTGTTCCTCGCCGCTAGCCCGCGCGCGGGCGCCCGCGCCTTCCTGAAGATGTATCCTGAAGCGGCGCCCCGCGGTTCGAGCGAAGAGGATGCGATCAAGTCGGTGCTCCTCGCGACGGCACGACGCATCAAGCTCTACGACCCGCCATATGCCGGCGCGAAGATCGGCAGCATCAATCCGGAGGAGTTTCGGATCGAGGCGCAGATGAACGACATGAAGATCAGCTCGTTCGATGCCTTTCTGACGAATGAGTTGATCGACGAGATCAACAGCTTCGATCGGGAGGAGATCAAACGGCAGGCGCTGGCTTACGCATGA
- a CDS encoding amidohydrolase family protein gives MDASTARLVDAPAAVGICDTHFHVFGPYDRFPLPRHPSYAPQEATAAAYHQVAERLGIDRMVVVQGGCYGTDNAAMLDAVQILGPDRARGIAIIDGTTSVAELHRLHEGGVRGIRLNAISDKRIDADAIRTQANMIAELGWHIQLHARADQIVQHAALLRDLPVEVVIDHCGRIDPREGEDQEAMRAMLDLLATGRCWIKLISYRSLPAGGEGDEMAPFLRRFAAAAPERCLWGTDWPHPLMEVVPDTQRLFEELCSVFDEPLRKKIFSENAERLYGFK, from the coding sequence ATGGACGCTTCGACGGCGCGGCTCGTCGATGCGCCTGCCGCTGTCGGGATATGCGACACGCATTTCCATGTCTTCGGCCCCTATGACCGCTTCCCGCTGCCGCGTCATCCCTCCTATGCGCCGCAGGAGGCGACCGCCGCGGCCTATCATCAGGTTGCCGAGCGCCTCGGCATCGACCGCATGGTGGTCGTACAGGGCGGCTGCTACGGCACCGACAATGCAGCGATGCTCGATGCGGTGCAGATACTGGGCCCCGATCGTGCACGCGGAATCGCCATCATCGACGGGACCACGTCCGTCGCAGAGCTTCATCGTCTGCATGAAGGTGGCGTACGCGGCATCCGGCTCAACGCCATATCGGATAAGCGCATCGACGCCGACGCTATCCGAACCCAGGCGAACATGATTGCGGAGTTGGGCTGGCACATCCAGCTCCACGCGCGCGCCGATCAGATCGTGCAGCATGCGGCTTTGCTTCGCGATCTGCCTGTCGAAGTGGTGATCGATCATTGCGGCCGGATCGATCCGCGCGAAGGCGAGGATCAGGAGGCGATGCGGGCGATGCTGGACCTGCTCGCGACCGGGCGATGCTGGATCAAGCTGATCAGCTACCGATCGCTTCCGGCAGGCGGTGAGGGCGACGAGATGGCGCCGTTCCTGCGGCGCTTCGCAGCCGCCGCGCCGGAGCGCTGCCTCTGGGGCACCGACTGGCCGCATCCGCTGATGGAGGTCGTGCCTGACACGCAAAGACTATTCGAAGAGCTCTGCAGCGTTTTTGACGAGCCCCTTCGCAAGAAGATTTTCAGCGAAAACGCTGAACGACTCTATGGCTTCAAGTAA
- a CDS encoding iron-containing alcohol dehydrogenase has protein sequence MASLATPIAITRPKIIEFGSGTASLAGRWATAQGFSRILVVADAFNAARVDLLGLTGEVTIFGEVRPEPDLPNLEAVLAVAERVKPDLVIGFGGGSAMDLAKLVAVLPGSGQSLQDVVGPEKVAGKRSALMQVPTTAGTGSEAGTRALVTDPKTQNKLAVQSLHMLADIAVIDPDLTLTLPPAVTAATGVDAMAHCVEAFTSLKAHPLIDMYALEGVRLVGRFLGRAIADGSDIEARAGLSLASLYGGYCLGPVNTAAGHAVAYPLGTRHHIAHGAANALIFPHTLAFNAPAVPEKTAAILAALGLKASARQEEVFEGAHRYCAELGCEMKLSRLSVPRDDLPAMASEAHAIRRLLDNNPRDISRDEILTLYEAAY, from the coding sequence ATTGCGAGCCTCGCCACGCCGATCGCGATCACCCGGCCGAAGATCATCGAGTTCGGCTCCGGCACGGCGTCGCTCGCCGGGCGTTGGGCTACGGCCCAGGGGTTCTCGCGCATCCTGGTCGTGGCGGATGCCTTCAACGCCGCCCGCGTCGATCTGCTCGGCTTGACCGGTGAGGTCACGATCTTCGGCGAAGTCCGCCCCGAGCCTGACCTTCCCAATCTCGAAGCGGTGCTTGCGGTTGCCGAGCGGGTGAAGCCTGACCTCGTCATCGGCTTCGGCGGCGGCAGCGCCATGGACCTCGCTAAGCTCGTCGCTGTCCTGCCGGGCTCCGGCCAGTCCCTCCAGGACGTCGTCGGCCCCGAGAAGGTCGCCGGCAAGCGCTCGGCCCTGATGCAGGTGCCGACCACTGCGGGCACCGGCAGCGAGGCCGGCACGCGCGCGCTGGTCACCGACCCCAAGACGCAGAACAAGCTCGCCGTGCAGAGCCTGCACATGCTCGCCGACATCGCGGTGATCGACCCCGATCTGACGCTGACCTTGCCTCCGGCGGTCACCGCTGCGACCGGCGTCGATGCCATGGCCCATTGCGTCGAGGCCTTCACCAGCCTCAAGGCGCATCCGCTGATCGACATGTATGCACTCGAGGGCGTGCGCCTGGTCGGCCGCTTCCTCGGCCGTGCCATCGCCGACGGTTCCGACATCGAGGCTCGCGCCGGCCTATCGCTCGCTTCGCTTTATGGCGGCTACTGCCTGGGCCCGGTCAACACGGCCGCCGGCCACGCCGTCGCCTATCCGCTCGGCACGCGCCACCACATCGCCCATGGCGCGGCGAACGCGCTGATCTTCCCGCATACGCTCGCTTTCAACGCGCCGGCCGTGCCGGAAAAGACCGCCGCGATCCTCGCCGCGCTCGGCCTGAAGGCCTCGGCCCGGCAGGAGGAGGTTTTCGAGGGCGCCCATCGCTACTGCGCCGAACTCGGCTGCGAGATGAAGCTGTCGCGTCTCTCCGTGCCACGCGACGATCTGCCGGCGATGGCGAGCGAGGCTCACGCCATTCGCCGCCTGCTCGACAACAACCCGCGCGACATCAGCCGCGACGAGATCCTGACCCTCTACGAAGCCGCCTACTGA
- a CDS encoding sialidase family protein: MGSHPTDIAPAGLSERSGILHPRAGDAQRIEAYLPSPCVQNHAANIAVLGNGDLAIVWFGGTQEGIPDISTYFSRLPKGSDRWSAPVKLSDDPARSEQNPILFTTPNGELWLIWTAQISGNQDTALVRKRVSHDHGLTWGPIETLFEAPKGHGLFVRQPPIVLDNGDWVIPVFHCVSVPGAKWVGDHDISAVRVSSDAGKSWVEHTVPGSTGCVHMNVLKTKDGLVAFYRSRWADFIYASRSTDGRNWTAPEPTALPNNNSSIQATVLADGRIALVFNHSSAADATDRRTGLYDDIEDEEGVAPQAEAAPAPAAPHRTAFWGAPRAPMTLALSSDGGRSWPVMRDLETGDGFCMTNNSKDQLNREFSYPSITQASDGALHIAFTYFRRAIKYVRVEPDWAAQT, from the coding sequence ATGGGATCCCATCCGACCGACATCGCACCTGCCGGCCTCTCCGAGCGCAGCGGCATCCTGCATCCGCGCGCGGGCGATGCGCAGCGCATCGAGGCCTATCTGCCCTCGCCTTGCGTCCAGAACCATGCGGCCAACATCGCCGTGCTCGGCAATGGCGATCTCGCCATCGTCTGGTTCGGCGGCACGCAGGAAGGCATCCCGGACATCTCGACCTATTTCTCGCGATTGCCCAAGGGCAGCGATCGCTGGTCGGCCCCCGTCAAGCTCTCCGACGATCCGGCGCGCTCCGAGCAGAACCCGATCCTCTTCACCACGCCCAATGGCGAGCTCTGGCTGATCTGGACGGCGCAGATCTCCGGTAACCAGGACACGGCGCTGGTGCGCAAGCGCGTCTCACATGATCACGGCCTGACATGGGGACCGATCGAGACCCTGTTCGAGGCGCCAAAGGGCCATGGCCTGTTCGTGCGCCAGCCCCCCATCGTGCTCGACAATGGCGACTGGGTGATCCCGGTCTTCCATTGCGTCAGCGTGCCCGGCGCCAAATGGGTCGGCGATCACGACATCAGCGCAGTGCGCGTCTCCTCCGACGCCGGCAAGAGCTGGGTTGAGCATACCGTGCCCGGCTCGACCGGCTGCGTGCACATGAACGTGCTGAAGACGAAGGACGGGCTCGTCGCGTTCTATCGCAGCCGCTGGGCCGATTTCATCTATGCCAGCCGCTCGACCGACGGCCGCAACTGGACGGCGCCCGAGCCGACCGCGCTGCCCAACAACAACTCCTCGATCCAGGCGACCGTGCTGGCCGACGGCCGCATCGCGCTCGTCTTCAACCACTCCAGCGCGGCCGACGCGACCGACCGGCGCACCGGCCTCTATGACGACATCGAGGACGAGGAAGGCGTCGCACCACAAGCCGAGGCCGCCCCTGCCCCGGCCGCGCCGCATCGCACCGCCTTCTGGGGCGCGCCGCGCGCGCCGATGACGCTGGCGCTGTCCTCCGATGGCGGCCGGAGCTGGCCGGTGATGCGCGACCTCGAAACCGGCGACGGCTTCTGCATGACCAACAACTCCAAGGACCAGCTCAACCGCGAGTTCTCCTACCCGTCGATCACGCAGGCGTCGGACGGGGCGCTGCACATCGCCTTCACCTATTTCCGCCGCGCCATCAAATACGTCCGCGTTGAGCCCGATTGGGCGGCCCAAACCTGA
- a CDS encoding TetR/AcrR family transcriptional regulator, whose amino-acid sequence MKVSREQMAENRRRILEVASRLFRDKGFDAVSVAEVMKAAGLTHGGFYGHFSSKDDLIAQTLAHALAVGAGEGGDFRAYVGDYLAPRHRDNCAGGCPTASLAAAVRHQTPAARSAMTDGLRSQIDRIGKALPELDAADRRRAAIGSFAAMVGAVILARAIDDPALSDEVLEQTREWIEAGIKPQSASAS is encoded by the coding sequence ATGAAGGTCAGTCGAGAGCAGATGGCGGAGAACCGTCGCCGGATTCTGGAGGTTGCCAGCCGGCTGTTTCGCGACAAGGGGTTCGACGCGGTCAGCGTGGCGGAGGTGATGAAGGCCGCCGGGCTCACCCATGGCGGCTTCTATGGCCATTTCAGTTCGAAGGACGACCTGATCGCGCAGACTCTTGCCCATGCTCTCGCCGTCGGTGCAGGGGAAGGCGGCGATTTTCGCGCTTATGTGGGCGATTATCTCGCGCCGCGTCATCGCGACAACTGCGCGGGGGGCTGCCCGACGGCGAGCCTTGCCGCGGCCGTCCGCCATCAGACCCCGGCGGCACGCTCGGCCATGACTGACGGCCTTCGATCGCAAATCGACCGTATCGGCAAGGCGCTCCCGGAGTTGGATGCAGCCGACAGGCGTCGCGCGGCAATCGGAAGCTTTGCGGCGATGGTGGGGGCAGTGATCCTCGCCCGGGCGATCGACGATCCCGCGCTTTCGGATGAGGTCCTGGAACAGACGCGTGAGTGGATCGAAGCTGGGATCAAGCCGCAGTCTGCCAGCGCCAGCTGA
- a CDS encoding ABC transporter substrate-binding protein: protein MTTRREWLLASGAFAAALTMGPRSSFAQATRTVKVGVGLKSLNSSVINLLIGEALGYNAEEGFKVQGLALGGNANVQVATDKGDVDVGIGVPSYALPILARNEWGNAQWFYQYTYPYKWDIAVKPGSTAKAYTDLKGKNIGVSDFGGTEYPVTRNVLKSLGVDPDKDVKWTAVGAGVPAGVALQRGAIDALAYYDTGFGIIDGAGIPLDLLPRPSNLPMIGGQFLMGLRQRIQAERDLFIGFGRSTAKASRFILENPAAGAKAFLKLYPETAPRGSSEEQAVKSVLEAISRRIKLYEPPYAGAKMGSIRVDEFVTEAKMNDWAIADFSKVYTNDLIDKINDFDVEKIRAQARSFTG from the coding sequence ATGACGACACGCAGAGAATGGCTTCTGGCAAGCGGCGCCTTCGCGGCTGCGCTGACAATGGGACCGCGCTCGTCTTTCGCGCAGGCGACGCGGACCGTGAAGGTTGGCGTCGGGCTGAAATCGCTCAACTCCAGCGTCATCAATCTACTGATCGGCGAGGCGCTCGGCTACAATGCCGAGGAAGGCTTCAAGGTCCAGGGGCTGGCGCTCGGCGGCAACGCCAACGTCCAGGTCGCCACAGACAAGGGCGACGTCGATGTCGGCATCGGCGTGCCCTCTTACGCCCTACCGATCCTGGCCCGAAACGAGTGGGGCAACGCGCAATGGTTCTACCAGTACACCTACCCCTATAAATGGGACATCGCGGTCAAGCCCGGCTCGACCGCCAAGGCCTATACCGACCTCAAGGGCAAGAACATCGGCGTCTCCGATTTCGGCGGCACCGAATATCCGGTCACCCGCAACGTGCTGAAGTCGCTCGGCGTCGATCCCGACAAGGACGTGAAATGGACGGCCGTCGGCGCGGGCGTGCCGGCCGGTGTCGCCCTGCAGCGCGGCGCCATCGACGCCCTCGCCTATTACGACACCGGCTTCGGCATCATCGACGGCGCCGGCATCCCGCTGGATCTGCTGCCGCGCCCCAGCAACCTGCCGATGATCGGAGGCCAGTTCCTGATGGGCCTGCGTCAGAGGATCCAGGCCGAGCGCGATCTCTTCATCGGCTTCGGCCGCTCGACCGCCAAGGCCTCGCGCTTCATCCTGGAGAACCCCGCGGCCGGCGCGAAAGCCTTCCTCAAGCTCTATCCCGAGACCGCCCCGCGCGGCTCCAGCGAGGAGCAGGCCGTGAAGTCGGTACTGGAGGCGATCAGCCGGCGCATCAAGCTCTATGAGCCGCCCTATGCCGGCGCCAAGATGGGCAGCATCCGGGTCGACGAATTCGTCACCGAGGCGAAGATGAACGACTGGGCCATCGCCGACTTCTCAAAGGTCTACACCAATGACCTGATCGACAAGATCAACGACTTCGACGTCGAGAAGATCAGGGCGCAGGCGCGGTCCTTCACCGGATGA
- a CDS encoding ABC transporter permease: MSQAQTTIIADSVSIERAPPKPEAAAGKKREPKGVNSTAITLVGLAVLFGAWALSVKYLEIPSYILPTPLAVWKALWSGIAVSPSSPLGYYLPLWGTLKNAAIGLFLGSALGLTLGSLMAESRLIEKLIMPYAFALQSLPKVAIAPLIVIWFGFGDGSKIAISALLAFFPMLINSFTGLRAVEPERIDLMRSLSASRFETYRIVKLPNAAPFIFAGLDMAVVYALLGTIVAEFLGAQQGMGVVITQAQAVTDVAGVFAALVILGAMGITLHAIVRGLEKKIVHWGERGRK, translated from the coding sequence ATGAGCCAAGCACAGACCACCATCATCGCGGATTCCGTCTCGATCGAACGCGCCCCGCCCAAGCCCGAGGCGGCCGCCGGCAAGAAGCGCGAGCCCAAGGGCGTCAACAGCACGGCGATCACGCTCGTCGGCCTCGCCGTTCTGTTCGGCGCCTGGGCCCTGTCGGTGAAGTACCTTGAAATCCCGTCCTACATCCTGCCGACGCCGCTTGCGGTGTGGAAGGCCTTGTGGTCGGGCATCGCGGTCAGCCCGTCGAGTCCGCTCGGTTACTACCTGCCGCTCTGGGGCACACTCAAGAATGCCGCCATCGGCCTCTTCCTCGGCTCGGCGCTGGGCCTGACGCTCGGCTCGCTGATGGCAGAGAGCCGGCTGATCGAGAAGCTGATCATGCCCTATGCCTTCGCGCTGCAAAGCCTGCCCAAGGTCGCGATCGCGCCCCTGATCGTGATCTGGTTCGGCTTCGGCGACGGTTCCAAGATCGCGATCTCGGCGCTGCTCGCCTTCTTCCCGATGCTGATCAACAGCTTCACCGGCCTGCGCGCCGTCGAGCCCGAACGCATCGACCTGATGCGCTCGCTCTCGGCCTCGCGCTTCGAGACCTATCGCATCGTCAAGCTGCCCAATGCGGCGCCCTTCATCTTCGCCGGGCTCGACATGGCGGTGGTCTATGCGCTGCTCGGCACCATCGTCGCAGAGTTCCTCGGCGCGCAGCAGGGCATGGGCGTCGTCATCACCCAGGCGCAGGCGGTGACCGACGTGGCCGGCGTCTTCGCCGCGCTCGTCATCCTCGGCGCCATGGGAATCACGCTCCACGCCATCGTACGCGGGCTGGAAAAGAAGATCGTCCACTGGGGCGAGCGCGGCCGCAAGTGA